One genomic window of Polynucleobacter sp. HIN11 includes the following:
- the nuoF gene encoding NADH-quinone oxidoreductase subunit NuoF, translating to MTSLHSRHIKPLILAGLDGKNWHLKDYEARGGYQQLRRILNEKITPDAVIAEVKASSLRGRGGAGFPTGLKWSFMPKNYNGNKYLVCNSDEGEPGTFKDRDIMRYNPHALIEGMIIGAYAMGISTGYNYIHGEIWEVYERFEEALEEARAAGYLGQNILGTEFSFQLHAAPGFGAYICGEETALLESLEGKKGQPRFKPPFPANFGLYGKPTTINNTETFAAVPFILAIGAEAYLKLGKPNNGGTKIFSVSGDVTYPGNYEVPLGTPFAELLKLAGGMRNGKQLKAVIPGGSSAPVLPGKIMMDITMDYDAISKAGSMLGSGAVIVMDESRCMVRSLLRLSYFYHEESCGQCTPCREGTGWLWRIVNRIEHGQGRPEDLDLLKDVAGNIQGRTICALGDAAAMPVQGMLKHYMDEFAYHVEHKHCMVSSFAKAA from the coding sequence ATGACCAGTTTGCATAGTCGTCACATTAAGCCCTTAATTTTGGCTGGCCTAGATGGTAAGAACTGGCATCTCAAAGACTATGAGGCTCGCGGTGGTTATCAGCAGCTACGCCGGATTCTTAACGAAAAGATTACCCCGGATGCCGTGATTGCGGAAGTCAAGGCATCGTCCTTGCGTGGCCGTGGTGGTGCGGGATTCCCAACCGGCTTGAAGTGGAGCTTCATGCCCAAGAACTACAACGGTAACAAATACCTCGTTTGCAATAGCGACGAGGGTGAGCCCGGTACATTCAAAGACCGTGACATCATGCGCTACAACCCCCATGCGTTAATCGAAGGCATGATTATTGGCGCTTATGCCATGGGGATCTCAACGGGATACAACTACATTCACGGCGAGATCTGGGAGGTCTATGAGCGCTTTGAAGAGGCGCTTGAGGAAGCGCGTGCTGCGGGCTATCTTGGACAGAATATTTTAGGAACAGAATTTAGTTTCCAGTTGCACGCTGCCCCAGGCTTTGGTGCTTACATTTGCGGTGAAGAGACCGCACTCTTGGAGTCGCTTGAGGGTAAAAAAGGGCAGCCTCGCTTTAAGCCACCATTCCCAGCGAACTTTGGTTTGTACGGCAAGCCAACCACCATTAACAATACCGAGACCTTTGCAGCTGTGCCATTTATTCTGGCCATTGGTGCAGAGGCTTATCTCAAATTGGGTAAGCCCAATAATGGCGGCACGAAGATCTTCTCCGTATCGGGAGATGTCACTTACCCAGGTAACTATGAAGTTCCACTCGGTACACCGTTTGCTGAGTTATTGAAGTTGGCAGGCGGGATGCGCAATGGCAAACAGCTCAAAGCAGTGATCCCTGGTGGATCATCGGCACCAGTCTTGCCTGGCAAGATCATGATGGATATCACGATGGATTACGACGCGATCTCCAAGGCTGGGTCGATGCTCGGCTCTGGAGCAGTGATCGTGATGGATGAGTCCCGTTGCATGGTACGTTCACTCTTACGCCTCTCGTATTTCTATCACGAAGAGTCGTGTGGCCAATGCACTCCATGCCGCGAGGGGACTGGTTGGTTGTGGCGGATTGTTAATCGCATTGAACACGGTCAAGGTCGACCTGAGGATTTAGATCTTCTCAAAGACGTTGCCGGGAATATTCAAGGGCGGACCATCTGTGCTTTAGGTGATGCAGCGGCGATGCCGGTGCAAGGCATGCTCAAGCACTATATGGATGAGTTTGCTTACCATGTCGAGCATAAGCATTGCATGGTTTCTTCATTTGCAAAGGCCGCCTAA
- the nuoE gene encoding NADH-quinone oxidoreductase subunit NuoE encodes MTAQSLFSAKTRAQMDRNIAKYPSEQKQSAVMACLIAAQEEHGWVSPEIIAEVAQILEMPKIAVEEVATFYNMYETKPIGKFKLVVCTNLPCQLTHGEEAADYLKKKLGINFNETTPCGTFTLKEGECMGACGDSPVMLVNNHRMCSFMTQEKIDALLDELSAEAKRGSI; translated from the coding sequence ATGACAGCCCAATCCCTTTTTTCTGCTAAGACCCGCGCCCAAATGGATCGCAATATTGCGAAGTATCCGTCTGAGCAAAAACAATCGGCGGTGATGGCATGTTTAATTGCTGCACAAGAAGAGCATGGTTGGGTCTCCCCCGAGATCATCGCTGAGGTGGCGCAAATTCTGGAGATGCCCAAGATTGCGGTTGAGGAAGTAGCGACGTTCTACAACATGTATGAGACCAAGCCGATTGGTAAGTTCAAGCTCGTGGTGTGCACGAATTTGCCTTGCCAATTAACGCATGGCGAAGAAGCGGCTGACTACCTCAAGAAAAAACTCGGGATTAACTTTAATGAGACTACGCCCTGTGGAACCTTCACCCTAAAAGAGGGTGAGTGCATGGGTGCTTGTGGCGACTCCCCTGTAATGTTGGTGAATAACCACCGTATGTGTAGTTTTATGACCCAAGAAAAGATCGATGCTTTATTAGATGAGTTGAGTGCAGAAGCAAAACGGGGGAGCATATGA
- a CDS encoding NADH-quinone oxidoreductase subunit D, with protein sequence MAEIKNYTLNFGPQHPAAHGVLRLVLELDGEVIQRADPHIGLLHRATEKLAETRTWIQSVPYMDRLDYVSMMVNEHAYVMAIEKLLDVDVPIRAQYIRVMFDELTRLLNHLLWVGCHGLDVGAMAIFLYAFRDREDIFDMYEAVSGARMHAAYYRPGGVYRDLPERMPQYAKSAIRSEQAVKRLNESRSGSLLDFIEDFSNRFPANVDEYNNLLTDNRIWKQRLVGIGVVSPERALQMGFTGPMLRGSGFAWDLRKKQPYEVYDQLDFDIPVGVNGDSYDRYLVRMEEMRQSNRIIQQCVKWLRANPGPVMSDNHKVAPPKRVDMKTNMEELIHHFKLFTEGIHVPTGEAYAAVEHPKGEFGIYAISDGANKPYRLKIRAPGFAHLAAMDEMSRGHMIADAVTIIGTQDIVFGEIDR encoded by the coding sequence ATGGCTGAGATTAAGAACTACACCCTCAACTTTGGCCCCCAGCATCCTGCGGCTCACGGTGTATTGCGTTTAGTGCTTGAGCTCGATGGCGAAGTGATCCAACGCGCCGATCCGCATATTGGCTTATTGCATCGTGCGACCGAGAAACTCGCCGAGACCCGGACTTGGATTCAGAGTGTGCCGTATATGGATCGTCTTGATTATGTATCGATGATGGTCAATGAGCATGCCTATGTGATGGCCATCGAGAAGCTTCTCGATGTTGATGTTCCTATCCGAGCCCAATACATCCGTGTGATGTTTGATGAGCTCACCCGTCTGCTCAATCACTTACTCTGGGTTGGCTGCCATGGTCTCGACGTTGGTGCGATGGCAATCTTTTTATATGCCTTCCGTGATCGCGAAGATATCTTCGATATGTATGAGGCGGTATCCGGTGCTCGCATGCATGCAGCCTACTATCGTCCCGGCGGTGTCTATCGCGATTTACCTGAGAGGATGCCTCAATACGCCAAGTCGGCGATTCGGAGTGAGCAAGCGGTAAAGCGTTTGAACGAGAGCCGCAGCGGATCATTATTGGATTTCATTGAGGACTTTAGTAATCGCTTCCCAGCCAATGTGGATGAGTACAACAATTTGTTAACCGATAACCGAATATGGAAGCAGCGCTTGGTGGGTATCGGCGTGGTCTCCCCTGAGCGAGCTCTGCAGATGGGTTTTACTGGCCCGATGTTGCGTGGCTCTGGTTTTGCTTGGGACTTGCGCAAGAAGCAGCCTTATGAAGTCTATGACCAGTTGGATTTTGATATTCCAGTGGGTGTGAATGGCGATAGCTACGACCGATATTTAGTGCGCATGGAAGAAATGCGTCAATCCAATCGCATTATTCAACAGTGTGTGAAGTGGTTGCGAGCCAATCCAGGCCCAGTGATGAGTGATAACCATAAAGTAGCCCCGCCAAAGCGCGTTGATATGAAAACCAATATGGAAGAGTTGATCCATCACTTCAAGCTCTTTACCGAAGGGATTCATGTGCCAACGGGTGAAGCGTATGCAGCAGTAGAGCACCCGAAGGGGGAGTTTGGTATCTACGCCATTTCGGATGGTGCTAATAAACCTTACCGCTTAAAGATTCGGGCTCCTGGCTTTGCTCATTTAGCAGCCATGGATGAGATGTCACGCGGTCATATGATTGCGGATGCGGTCACCATCATTGGGACCCAAGACATTGTATTTGGTGAGATTGATCGATAA
- a CDS encoding NADH-quinone oxidoreductase subunit C translates to MSDRLEQLRLQLDRVLGNRIQSASIDHRELTIVLHHATYAESAKLLRDDPSLAFEQLIDLCGVDYKDYADGTWSGPRFAVVSHLLSIKHNQRLRIRVFAPDDDYPLVASMVPIWNSANWFEREAFDLFGILFDGHEDLRRILTDYGFIGHPFRKDFPISGHVEMRYDPELKRVVYQPVTIDPREVTPRVIREEQYGGLANG, encoded by the coding sequence ATGAGTGATCGCCTCGAACAACTTCGTTTGCAATTGGATCGTGTTTTAGGCAACCGTATTCAAAGTGCCTCGATCGATCATCGTGAGTTGACCATCGTCTTGCATCACGCAACGTATGCTGAGTCAGCCAAATTATTACGAGACGATCCCAGCTTAGCGTTTGAGCAGCTGATTGATTTATGTGGAGTTGATTACAAAGACTATGCCGATGGCACTTGGAGCGGCCCCCGCTTTGCGGTGGTTAGCCACTTACTGTCTATCAAGCATAACCAACGTCTGCGTATTCGGGTATTTGCCCCAGACGACGACTATCCATTGGTGGCATCGATGGTGCCCATTTGGAACTCAGCCAATTGGTTTGAGCGCGAGGCCTTCGATCTCTTTGGCATCCTATTTGATGGTCATGAGGATTTGCGTCGTATCTTGACCGATTACGGCTTTATTGGTCATCCATTCCGTAAAGATTTCCCAATCTCGGGCCATGTCGAGATGCGCTATGACCCGGAGTTAAAGCGAGTGGTGTATCAGCCAGTCACGATTGATCCACGTGAGGTGACCCCCCGCGTGATTCGTGAAGAACAATACGGTGGCTTGGCAAATGGCTGA
- a CDS encoding NuoB/complex I 20 kDa subunit family protein yields MALEGVLKQGFVTTSADQLINWTRTGSLWPMTFGLACCAVEMMHAGASRYDLDRFGVVFRPSPRQSDLMIVAGTLCNKMAPALRKVYDQMPEPRWVISMGSCANGGGYYHYSYSVVRGCDRIVPVDVYVPGCPPTAEALIYGIIQLQAKIGRTSTIARKG; encoded by the coding sequence ATGGCACTTGAAGGTGTTCTAAAACAAGGTTTTGTAACGACTTCGGCTGACCAGTTAATTAATTGGACCAGAACCGGATCGCTTTGGCCGATGACCTTTGGCTTGGCCTGTTGCGCAGTTGAGATGATGCATGCGGGCGCATCGCGCTACGACCTCGATCGTTTTGGGGTGGTGTTCCGTCCATCGCCTCGTCAATCAGATTTAATGATCGTGGCGGGTACCTTATGTAACAAAATGGCCCCCGCTTTACGCAAGGTCTATGACCAGATGCCAGAACCGCGTTGGGTGATATCGATGGGTTCATGTGCTAACGGCGGTGGCTATTATCACTACTCTTATTCGGTGGTACGCGGATGCGATCGTATCGTTCCAGTGGATGTGTATGTTCCTGGTTGTCCACCAACGGCCGAAGCCTTGATCTACGGCATCATTCAATTGCAGGCCAAAATTGGTCGCACCAGCACCATTGCGCGGAAGGGTTGA
- a CDS encoding NADH-quinone oxidoreductase subunit A, which yields MNLSNYFPVLLFILVGIGVGLAPIVLGKVLAPSKPYSEKDSPYECGFEAFEDARMKFDVRYYLVAILFILFDLETAFLFPWGIALRDIGWEGYIAMAIFLLEFIVGFAYIWKKGALDWE from the coding sequence TTGAACCTTTCAAATTACTTCCCAGTACTGTTGTTTATTCTTGTTGGTATCGGCGTCGGTCTTGCTCCCATTGTTTTGGGAAAAGTGTTAGCCCCCTCCAAACCTTATTCAGAAAAAGATTCTCCATATGAGTGCGGCTTTGAAGCCTTTGAAGATGCTCGTATGAAATTCGATGTGCGCTACTACCTAGTCGCCATTCTCTTTATCCTATTTGATCTCGAAACCGCATTTTTATTTCCTTGGGGCATTGCCTTGAGGGATATTGGCTGGGAAGGTTACATTGCGATGGCAATTTTCCTCCTCGAATTTATCGTTGGTTTTGCTTACATCTGGAAAAAGGGCGCCCTGGATTGGGAGTAG
- the secG gene encoding preprotein translocase subunit SecG gives MEWLKTLFVVLQVVSALAIIGLVLIQQGKGADMGAAFGSGSSGSLFGATGSSNFLSRTTAIFAVIFFVSTLGITWLGTKKPVESGVLSNSTLPTVAPAQQGGATPANGASSEPGKPVVPR, from the coding sequence ATGGAATGGCTTAAAACTTTATTCGTGGTCCTGCAAGTAGTTTCTGCATTGGCCATCATTGGCTTGGTCTTGATTCAGCAAGGTAAGGGTGCTGATATGGGTGCCGCATTTGGTTCAGGTTCCTCAGGCAGTTTATTTGGGGCGACTGGTTCCTCAAACTTCCTCTCGCGCACCACTGCTATTTTTGCAGTGATCTTTTTTGTAAGCACCCTAGGAATTACATGGTTGGGAACTAAAAAGCCTGTTGAGTCAGGGGTTTTATCCAACTCAACGTTGCCGACCGTAGCCCCTGCCCAGCAAGGTGGCGCCACTCCAGCAAATGGAGCAAGTTCAGAACCCGGTAAGCCGGTCGTGCCTCGCTAA
- the tpiA gene encoding triose-phosphate isomerase, producing MRALTVIGNWKMNGSVRSNRDWLQTVIAEMQQGMPAGRRFGVCIPFPYLQECGSYLGSSQLQLGAQDVSAYASGPYTGEVSASMLQEMGVRFVIVGHSERRMQYGEANESIALKAEQALDHELTPIICVGETADERNSGRAVEVVRRQVASQVSTLQDRLVDCLIAYEPIWAIGTGKVASAQMAQDMHRAIRLQLAEFDDDVASHIGIIYGGSVRADNATELFAMPDIDGALVGGASLDAKEFLAICRA from the coding sequence ATGCGCGCATTGACGGTCATCGGCAATTGGAAGATGAATGGCAGTGTTCGTAGTAATCGGGATTGGTTGCAAACGGTCATTGCAGAGATGCAGCAGGGCATGCCCGCAGGGCGCCGCTTCGGTGTCTGCATACCCTTTCCCTATTTGCAAGAATGTGGCAGCTATTTGGGAAGTTCGCAACTTCAGTTGGGTGCGCAAGATGTATCGGCCTATGCATCCGGTCCGTATACAGGTGAGGTGAGTGCGAGCATGTTGCAAGAGATGGGCGTTCGCTTTGTGATCGTCGGTCACTCGGAGCGTCGCATGCAGTATGGCGAGGCCAATGAGAGCATTGCCCTTAAGGCAGAGCAGGCTTTAGATCATGAGCTGACCCCAATCATTTGTGTTGGTGAAACAGCCGATGAACGAAATTCTGGGCGTGCGGTCGAGGTGGTGAGGCGACAGGTTGCCAGTCAGGTGAGCACCCTGCAGGATCGATTGGTGGATTGCTTGATTGCGTACGAACCGATTTGGGCAATTGGTACAGGTAAAGTTGCCAGTGCGCAAATGGCCCAAGATATGCACCGGGCGATTCGTTTGCAACTGGCTGAGTTTGATGATGATGTGGCCTCTCATATTGGGATTATTTATGGGGGCAGTGTCCGTGCCGATAACGCCACGGAGCTTTTTGCCATGCCCGATATTGATGGGGCGTTGGTTGGTGGTGCGTCGTTAGATGCCAAGGAGTTTTTAGCAATCTGTCGAGCGTGA
- a CDS encoding NAD(P)H-quinone oxidoreductase, with protein sequence MRVMEIREYGAPEMLVKAERPDPAVPSVGSGEVLIRVKAAGINRPDVLQRKGHYPVPPGASDIPGLEVAGEIIGGDLAHADNTFGLKVGDKVCALVQGGGYADLCTAPIAQCLPYPKGFSDIEAASLPETFFTVWSNVFQRGHLSKGETLLVQGGSSGIGVTAILIAKALGHRVFVTAGSDEKCAACTQLGADLAINYKTQDFVEEIKKATNGKGVDVILDMVTGTYLQREIDCLADDGRIVIIAIMGGSKAEVNTGQILRRRLTITGSTLRPRPVAFKHQITKELYQTVWPLLNAGQLKPVIYKTFSLEQAADAHRLMESSEHVGKIVLTV encoded by the coding sequence ATGCGTGTAATGGAGATTCGGGAGTATGGCGCGCCAGAGATGTTGGTAAAAGCTGAGCGCCCTGATCCTGCTGTGCCAAGCGTAGGTTCTGGCGAGGTCTTAATTCGGGTGAAGGCAGCCGGTATTAATCGTCCAGATGTCTTGCAACGAAAAGGGCATTACCCCGTTCCTCCAGGTGCATCCGATATCCCCGGTCTTGAAGTGGCTGGGGAGATTATTGGCGGTGATCTCGCACATGCTGATAACACCTTTGGTTTGAAGGTGGGCGATAAAGTCTGTGCACTTGTGCAGGGTGGCGGATACGCGGATTTATGCACTGCTCCAATCGCGCAATGTTTGCCCTATCCAAAAGGTTTTTCAGATATTGAGGCAGCGTCTTTGCCAGAAACATTCTTTACCGTATGGAGTAATGTCTTTCAGCGCGGGCATCTCAGTAAAGGTGAGACTCTGCTGGTGCAAGGTGGTTCCAGTGGTATTGGTGTGACCGCTATTCTGATTGCCAAAGCACTCGGTCATCGAGTTTTTGTTACTGCAGGAAGCGATGAGAAGTGTGCGGCCTGCACGCAATTGGGCGCAGATCTTGCAATCAATTACAAAACTCAAGACTTTGTAGAAGAAATCAAGAAGGCTACCAATGGCAAAGGTGTGGATGTGATCTTAGACATGGTCACCGGCACCTATTTACAGCGCGAGATTGATTGCTTGGCCGATGACGGTCGTATTGTGATCATTGCGATCATGGGGGGCTCAAAGGCAGAAGTCAATACGGGCCAAATATTGCGTCGCCGCTTAACTATCACGGGATCGACCTTGCGTCCTAGACCTGTCGCCTTCAAGCATCAAATTACCAAAGAGTTGTATCAGACGGTGTGGCCCTTACTGAATGCGGGTCAACTAAAGCCAGTCATTTATAAAACATTTTCCTTAGAGCAAGCCGCTGATGCGCATCGATTGATGGAATCGAGCGAGCATGTCGGAAAAATTGTTTTAACGGTGTAA
- the pnp gene encoding polyribonucleotide nucleotidyltransferase, translating into MSMFHKVVKTFQWGQHTVTMETGEIARQSSGAVLLNMDDTVVLATVVGAKTAKEGQDFFPLTVDYIEKTYSAGKIPGGFFRREGRPSEGETLISRLIDRPIRPLFPEGFYNEVQVVVHVMSINPDVPADIPALIASSAALAISGIPFNGPMGAARVGYRDGQYLLNPNRSEQATSELDLIVAGTQAAVLMVESEAQQLSEAVMLGAVVYGHEQSQIAINAIQELVRDAGKPEWDWKPAPKNEALIAKLQSLAEGPLRDAYQIRQKQARSTKIKEVVANVMTQLAADGEVDEVEVGNLLFEIEAKIVRSQILNGEPRIDGRDTRTVRPIEIRNGVLPRTHGSALFTRGETQALVVATLGTARDEQIIDALEGEYRDRFMFHYNMPPFATGETGRVGTPKRREIGHGRLAKRALVPVLPSMEEFAYSIRLVSEITESNGSSSMASVCGGCLALMDAGVPVKAHVAGVAMGLILDGNRFAVLTDILGDEDHLGDMDFKVAGTANGITALQMDIKVQGITKEIMQVALAQAQEGRLHILSKMQEAMGSVRTELSEHAPRMVTFKIHPDKIREVIGKGGATIQALTKETGCSIDIKDDGTVTIASTSAEGMAQAKAKIEGITAEAEVGKVYEGPVVKLLEFGALVNILPGKDGLLHISEISTERVKDVKDFLQEGQIVRVKLLAADERGRLRLSMKALLTPESGSADTQASDSPNETV; encoded by the coding sequence ATGTCAATGTTTCATAAAGTTGTAAAAACGTTTCAATGGGGCCAACACACCGTCACCATGGAAACCGGTGAGATTGCTCGCCAATCCAGTGGTGCTGTACTCCTCAATATGGATGACACTGTGGTGCTCGCCACGGTAGTCGGTGCTAAAACAGCGAAAGAGGGCCAAGACTTTTTCCCCTTAACCGTTGACTACATTGAGAAGACCTATTCTGCTGGCAAGATTCCTGGGGGATTCTTTCGTCGCGAGGGACGTCCTTCCGAAGGCGAGACCTTAATTTCTCGTCTGATTGATCGTCCAATTCGCCCATTATTCCCAGAAGGCTTTTATAACGAAGTCCAGGTGGTCGTACATGTGATGTCGATTAATCCTGATGTGCCAGCTGATATTCCAGCTTTAATTGCATCATCTGCAGCCCTGGCAATTTCGGGTATTCCATTTAATGGCCCCATGGGTGCGGCGCGCGTTGGTTATCGTGATGGCCAGTACTTACTCAACCCCAATCGTAGCGAGCAAGCGACGAGCGAACTCGATTTGATCGTAGCCGGCACCCAAGCGGCAGTATTGATGGTGGAATCCGAGGCCCAACAGCTATCTGAAGCCGTCATGCTAGGTGCTGTTGTGTATGGACACGAGCAGTCACAAATCGCGATCAATGCGATTCAGGAGCTGGTGCGTGATGCCGGTAAGCCCGAGTGGGATTGGAAACCAGCACCCAAGAACGAAGCTTTGATCGCCAAGTTACAAAGTTTGGCAGAGGGCCCATTGCGGGATGCGTATCAAATTCGTCAAAAGCAAGCTCGCTCCACCAAGATTAAAGAAGTGGTTGCAAATGTCATGACCCAGTTGGCCGCTGACGGTGAAGTGGATGAAGTAGAGGTTGGTAATCTCTTGTTCGAGATCGAAGCAAAGATCGTACGTAGCCAAATTCTCAATGGTGAGCCACGCATTGACGGCCGTGATACTCGAACCGTGCGCCCCATTGAAATTCGCAACGGTGTATTGCCTCGCACCCACGGCTCCGCACTCTTTACTCGTGGCGAGACGCAAGCCTTAGTAGTTGCAACTCTTGGAACAGCACGCGATGAGCAAATTATTGATGCGCTCGAAGGCGAGTACCGCGATCGCTTTATGTTCCACTACAACATGCCTCCATTTGCAACCGGCGAGACCGGTCGCGTTGGTACACCCAAGCGTCGTGAGATTGGTCACGGCCGTTTAGCAAAGCGCGCTTTAGTACCAGTATTGCCAAGCATGGAAGAGTTTGCCTACAGCATTCGTTTGGTCTCTGAGATTACCGAATCCAATGGTTCATCTTCAATGGCTTCGGTATGTGGCGGCTGCTTAGCGCTGATGGATGCCGGTGTACCAGTCAAGGCCCATGTGGCCGGTGTTGCCATGGGCCTGATCTTGGATGGTAATCGCTTTGCCGTCTTAACCGATATCTTGGGTGATGAGGATCACTTAGGCGACATGGACTTTAAGGTAGCTGGTACTGCTAACGGTATTACTGCCTTGCAGATGGATATTAAGGTCCAGGGTATTACCAAAGAAATCATGCAGGTTGCGTTGGCGCAAGCCCAAGAAGGCCGTTTGCATATTCTGAGCAAAATGCAAGAAGCGATGGGTTCTGTCCGCACAGAGCTATCAGAGCACGCACCACGCATGGTGACCTTTAAGATCCATCCAGACAAGATCCGTGAAGTGATTGGTAAGGGCGGCGCAACGATCCAGGCGCTCACTAAAGAGACCGGGTGCAGCATTGATATTAAAGATGATGGTACGGTCACGATTGCCTCAACCAGTGCAGAAGGTATGGCGCAAGCGAAAGCCAAGATCGAAGGTATCACGGCTGAAGCTGAAGTTGGTAAGGTCTATGAGGGACCAGTGGTGAAGTTACTTGAGTTTGGCGCCCTCGTGAATATCCTTCCGGGTAAAGATGGGCTGTTACATATCTCTGAGATCTCAACGGAGCGCGTGAAGGATGTCAAAGACTTCTTGCAAGAGGGTCAGATCGTGCGTGTGAAATTACTCGCAGCCGATGAGCGTGGCCGTTTGCGTTTATCCATGAAAGCTCTGTTAACCCCGGAGTCTGGTTCAGCAGATACTCAGGCAAGCGATAGTCCCAACGAGACCGTTTAA
- the rpsO gene encoding 30S ribosomal protein S15 — MAVADINKAEIVKQNARGANDTGSPEVQVALLTARINELTPHFKANAKDHHSRRGLLKMVSRRRRLLDYLKSKDLDRYRALIDKLGLRK; from the coding sequence ATGGCAGTTGCAGACATTAATAAGGCGGAAATCGTCAAACAAAACGCGCGTGGCGCAAACGATACGGGTAGCCCCGAAGTTCAGGTGGCGTTATTAACTGCTCGTATCAATGAACTTACCCCCCATTTCAAGGCAAACGCAAAAGATCATCACAGCCGTCGTGGCTTGTTGAAGATGGTCTCGCGCCGTCGCCGTCTCTTGGATTACCTCAAGAGCAAGGATCTGGACCGTTATCGCGCGCTGATCGACAAACTAGGTTTACGTAAGTAA
- a CDS encoding 2-isopropylmalate synthase, translating to MSDRLIIFDTTLRDGEQSPGASMTRDEKVRIARQLERLRVDVIEAGFAASSEGDFAAISAVAAAVKDSVVCSLARANETDITRASDALKAANAKRIHVFLATSALHMEKKLRMTPEQVYEQAKKSIRFARNLAGDIEFSPEDGYRSDMDFLCRVLEAVIAEGASTINVPDTVGYAVPELYGEFIKTLRTRIPNSDKAIWSVHCHNDLGMGVANSLAGVHIGGARQVECTINGLGERAGNTSLEEIVMAVRTRKDFFQLDVGIDTKQIVPASKLVSQITGFVVQPNKAVVGANAFAHASGIHQDGVLKARDTYEIMRAEDVGWATNRIVLGKLSGRNAFKQRIAELGIVLESESELNDAFARFKALADQKAEIFDEDIISLMSDSSVADQNEHFSFISLNQHSETGEKPSAKVVFKMGGHDVHSEAEGNGPVDATLHAIENKVQSGAELLLYSVNAITSGTESQGEVTVRLSKGGRIVNGVGMDPDIIAASAKAYLAALNKLHDPSAIKLNAQMAP from the coding sequence ATGAGTGACCGATTAATTATTTTTGATACCACCTTGCGCGATGGTGAACAGTCACCTGGCGCATCCATGACCCGAGATGAAAAGGTACGGATTGCCCGTCAACTCGAGCGCTTACGGGTCGATGTGATTGAAGCCGGTTTTGCAGCTAGCTCTGAAGGCGACTTTGCGGCTATCTCTGCGGTTGCTGCAGCCGTGAAAGACTCGGTGGTGTGCTCACTCGCGCGTGCCAATGAGACTGATATCACTCGCGCTTCAGATGCCCTCAAGGCAGCCAATGCAAAACGTATTCATGTGTTCTTGGCAACCAGCGCCTTGCACATGGAAAAGAAATTGCGCATGACCCCGGAGCAGGTGTATGAGCAGGCTAAAAAGTCTATCCGCTTTGCCAGAAACTTGGCAGGTGATATTGAGTTCTCTCCCGAGGATGGCTACCGCTCGGATATGGACTTCTTGTGCCGGGTCTTGGAGGCAGTGATTGCTGAGGGTGCGAGCACCATTAATGTTCCTGATACGGTTGGTTATGCCGTTCCTGAACTCTATGGCGAGTTCATTAAAACCTTGCGCACTCGGATTCCGAACTCAGACAAAGCCATCTGGTCCGTGCATTGCCATAACGATTTAGGGATGGGCGTGGCCAACTCCTTAGCTGGTGTGCATATTGGCGGCGCCCGCCAGGTGGAGTGCACGATTAATGGTCTTGGCGAGCGCGCGGGCAATACGTCCTTAGAAGAAATTGTCATGGCGGTACGAACTCGGAAGGATTTCTTTCAGTTGGATGTGGGCATTGATACGAAGCAGATCGTGCCAGCCTCTAAATTGGTCTCGCAAATCACGGGCTTTGTGGTGCAACCGAATAAAGCAGTGGTTGGCGCCAATGCCTTTGCCCATGCATCAGGTATTCATCAGGATGGTGTATTGAAGGCACGCGATACCTACGAGATCATGCGGGCTGAAGATGTGGGCTGGGCAACCAATCGCATCGTGCTTGGTAAGTTATCCGGCCGGAATGCCTTTAAGCAACGCATTGCCGAGTTGGGGATTGTGTTGGAGTCGGAGAGTGAGCTCAATGATGCCTTCGCCCGCTTTAAGGCTTTGGCCGATCAAAAGGCCGAGATTTTTGATGAAGACATTATTTCTTTAATGTCAGACTCTTCAGTGGCTGATCAGAATGAGCACTTCAGTTTCATTTCCTTGAACCAACATTCTGAGACCGGTGAAAAGCCATCGGCGAAGGTGGTGTTCAAGATGGGTGGTCATGATGTGCATTCGGAGGCGGAGGGTAATGGCCCGGTTGATGCCACCTTGCATGCGATTGAGAACAAAGTACAAAGCGGCGCTGAACTCTTGCTCTACTCAGTCAATGCCATTACTTCAGGAACCGAGTCGCAGGGGGAGGTTACTGTTCGGCTCTCTAAAGGGGGTCGTATTGTGAATGGAGTAGGTATGGACCCCGACATTATTGCTGCCTCGGCCAAGGCCTATTTAGCGGCATTGAACAAATTGCACGACCCCAGCGCGATTAAGCTCAATGCCCAGATGGCACCTTAA